The following is a genomic window from Methylomarinum vadi.
AATCCGTATCTCAAAGGCTTCGCATGTCTGCCGCACCAAGTCTCTCACTCGTTCGGCTATTTCATCCTTCAGCACTTTATAACGATACTTCGTAACCCAAACAAAATGATACTCAATTTGGTAAACCGTATGGCTGCCGTATCTATAGTCCATCGCCACCTCCTTGGGCAAATTATCGCAGCTAAAGCTGACCGGCTAAAGCCGGTGGTTTAAACCTTATGATGGATAATTAATGCGTCGTTGGCCGATAAACCGTAGAGGTGGTCGAAACTGTAGCTGGGCACGCCGGTTTTTTCCGCCAGCCATTCACCGGCCTTGGCCATCGAGGGTCCGATCACCAGAGTCGCGTTGGCATCGCCCAGCGTCGCCATTTCCGAGATCGGCGTGCCGCCGATCGTGACCGGCGAAAATTCCTCTTCGGTCAACGAACCGTCCAGCGAATTGGCGATATCGGGTACGAAAACGGGCCGCAAAGCGAAGGCCTCGATGATATCGGTCAGCGCCTCGATATCTCCAGGCGTCAGCATGGCGCTACACAATACGTTGACCTGGCGCTTGCGCTTGCCGGGCTGCGTGCCGGCTTGTTCGGCCTTCGGCACCAGCGCCTTGATGATTTCGGCCACGGTCAAGGCATAACCGCTTTCGACGCAGCCGTTAAAATCCGGAGTATTGACCGCGACCACCGCGACATCTTTATATTCCGGATATTTTTCGCGGAATTCGCGGACGTTGCGCTGCACGTCGGCGCCCTGGGTTTCCGCCAGTCCGGTCGTCAGCACGGTGATCAGCGCCGGTTTGCTTTTTTCGGCGATGTTCTTGATGCCTTCGACGACGTTCTCGTCGGCCCCCATTACCGAGCTGCCCTGGTCCATCGCCGTCGTTTGCAAGGGAATCGGCTCGCGGAAATGGCGCACGAAAAACACCTTGGCGAAGGCTGTGCAGCCCTGGGAACCATGCAGCATGGGCATGGCGCGGTTGAAGCCCAAGGTCGCCAACGAACCGCCGACCGGCTGGCTGGCTTTCAACGGATTGACCGACAAGGCCTTTTTGCGTTTGATGATGTCGGCCATGTCACGCCACCTTTTGGGTTTTCCACGGTGCCGGCGCACGTACCGCCGGCCAAACCGGGCTTTCGATCGTCAACGCGAGTTGCCGAACCAATTCCAGCATGCCCTGGTAACCGGCGTAACCGAATTCGCGTTCCTGGTTGATATCGAGGAACGGAATCTTGGCCTTCAAGGCCGTGTACATATTGCGGCCGCCGGCGATCAGAATGTCGGCCTTATAGTCGCGCACCACTTTCAACAAGGCTTTAGGGCTGCCGTCTTCGATCATCAGCGCATCCTCGCCCATCAGTTCGCGAATACGGGCCTTATCTTCCTCGGTCGACTTCTTGGTGCCGGTCGCGACTACGACCATACCCAGATCGTGCAGGGCCGAGATCACCGACCAACTTTTCACGCCGCCGGTAAACAACAGCACCCGCTTGCCGTTCAGCCGTTCCTTCCATGGCTCCAGCAAATTCTTGATACGGGCCTCTTCGCGGGCGATCAACGCCTCGGTCCGGGCCGTCAAATCGCCGTCTCCGATCAAGCGGGCGAAATCGCGCAAGGCCTGGCTGGTGTCGGTGATGCCGTAGAAACTGCCTTCGAACCACGGCGTGCCGTAGGATTGTTGCAGCTTGCGGGCGACGTTGACCATCGCCTTGGAGCACACCATCATGTTGACCTCGGCCTTGTGCATCGTCTGCACCTCGCGGAAACGGGCGTCGCCCGACAACGTGCACAGCACCCGTAAACCCAATTCGTCCAGCAACGGCAGCACATGCCAGAATTCGCCGGCGATGTTATATTCGCCGACCAGATTGACATCATGAACCTTGATATTCTCACGGCTTGAAGTCGCCGGCAGCGGATCGGGATCGCGGGTGCCGATCACGTATTTGACCATCGCGTCGCCGGCGATCCGGTTGCCCAGGTTCTTGGTGCCGTAAAAACCGGCGCAATCGATCGGTACCACCGGCACGCCCCATTTCTGTTCGGCGGTCTTGCACACCGCGCTGATGTCGTCGCCGACCAACGCCGGGACGCAGGTGTTATAGATAAACACCGCAGGCGGTTGGTAAGTCTCGATCGCCTGCTTGATCGAGTGCAGCAAACGTTTGTCGCTGCGTCCCATGATCACGTCCTGTTCGGTCAAATCGGTGGTCATGCCGATCCGGTACAATTGGGAGCCTGACGAACGCGTGCCGCGATTGTCCCAGGAACAGCCGGCGCAGGCGATCGGTCCGTGCACGATATGAGCAACGTCGGCAATCGGCAATAACGCGATCTGGGCGCCGTCAAAGGCGCAACCGCCTGCGGCGGAGCCGGGCTTCGGCTTCGCGCAACCGGATTTTTCCTTCTTGTTATGCTCGCAGGCCGGTTCGTCCAGCAATTCGGCAATGTCTTTGTTCGATTTCATGGCGCAACATCCGATAGTTTTACTGGCTTTACAGCAACTGTTGTGCCATACACTAATTGTTTGATTTATTTGAACTATAACTAAAATTGTTTTGTAGCATTTGCTACAAAATTCGTATTCCTGATACGGGGAACGACAATTTCCGGACCATTATGACGGTCAGAATTATGAGGACGCCGAACGACAAAAGCCTTATTATCTCGGTTAGGCTGATTCACTTGCTGTCAGCCGTCTTATGTCCGATACGCAAGAGCAACGATCGATGAACCCGAGAATGCTGGAAAAAATAAAATTAGAGCACGAGGCGGCCCGTCTGTTCATGCGGCTCTACGAGCAGAATTTCGGGATTAAAATGCGGCATATTTGGCATAACGAACCGAAAAAACCGGATGTCTCCTGCTATCTCGACGGGGAACGCCTTGACCTTGAAATTGCCCATCTCTACGGTAGCGAAGAAGAAGCGCAATTGATCCTCGGCCGCGAAATCACGCTCCGCACTCTGGACGCGCTCCACCGTTTGATCAATGTGCCTATCGACCATCGCCTGTTGAACGCGCTGAATGCCATCCTGGCCAGTAAGGCCGAAAAGTCCTACCACAGCGACCGGGTTTGGCTGGTATTGCGCAACGCCAACCCGCTGTGGAGCCGGCATGACCTGGAAGCCAATCTTCATCAGGTGACGTTACCGGAACGGCATCCGTTCGAACAGATTTGGGTGGTCGGCGATATGAAAGGCGTATCAGGTATATTGCGGCTTTTTCCTTGAACATGAGTGGCGATTATGCCATCTTCAACCATGGAACTCCGGCCAATCTTAGGGAGGATGCTCGCAGAGTGGTCCGCCAATCAATGTTCATATTTTCTATTGGATGTCAATTTCCCTTAGTGGCTTGCATTTCATTCGTCGGAACCAAATTAGGTTCCAACCCAGGCAGGCTAAAATGGTCCCAGGCCCGTCTTATTATCCAGTACGCGGAAGTTCTCCAAAGCGAAGTAAAATCACCATTCCTTATATCAAATTTTTATTTTATGTAGCATAATTCCTATCAGACTGGATTTAAGCTTTTTGCAACCTACTTAGAGTCTACTCAGAAAATATAACCTACTGATTATAAATATTTATTAGGTGATATTTGCTATAATTAATGCACAAAAAACATGCCTTTGACTTCAAAAACCGTGCAGAGATGATTCGAACCACCAGCGCAAAACAACTGACGATAGCCGAATTCGACTGGCCCTTTGAGACGGCCCTGGATAAGAATAATCGCTGGGTCAAGCTCAGTGACTGCATTCCGTGGGACGAACTGGCGGAGAGCTATTATCAAGGCCTGCCGACTGATAGAGGCCGTCCGTTGAAAGACGCGCGCCTGGTGATCGGCGCCGTGATCATCAAACACAAGCTATGCCTGTCTGACGTAGAAACCGTGCTGCAGATCCAAGAAAACCCGTACCTGCAATACTTCGTAGGCCTGCCGGGTTATCAGGCAACGGCACCGTTTCCCCCGTCGTTATTGGTCGAAATCCGCAAACGCATGGGCGAGGCGGTGTTCGAAGGCTTTCATCGGGCCATTATCGAGGCGCATGAAGGCAAAAAGCCGGTCAAGCCTGAACCGCAAGCACCGCTTGATGCGGCCCTGGGTTCCAAGTCTGACACCGGCCCAACCGAAGAAAAGCCCAGTGCTTCCGCGGATGCCGCCTCTGAGCAAACTGGGCCAGAAGGCATGGCGCCTGCGCATCGCGGCCAATTGATTTTAGATGCCACCGTGGTCGAACAAGCCATCCGTTTTCCCACTGACTTGAGTTTGCTGAACGAAGCGCGTGAATTCAGTGAACAAATCATCGACACCCTGTGTGTCCACCTGAAGGTTGGCACTAAACCCAGAACCTATCGCCGGAAAGCCCGCGCCGCGTATCTGGCCATCGCCAAACAAAAGCGTCCTGGCCGGAAAACGTTGCGCCGGGGCATCAAGCAACAATTACAGTATCTGCGCCGCAATCTGGGCCATATCGAGCAACTCTTAGCGCCGATTCCGGAGGGCCAGCCGCTGCCGCTACCCGGCTGGCTGCTTCATCGTTACTGGGTGATCCAGCACGTGTACCAGCAGCAATGGGAGATGTATCAAACCCAGACACGCCGCTGTGACCATCGCATCGTCAGCATCAGTCAGCCCTATGTGCGGCCCATGGTGCGCGGCAAACAAGACCAGCCGGTCGAGTTTGGTGCCAAGCTCAGCGTCAGTTTAACCGGCGAGGGCTTGGCCCATGTCGACCGCCTGCGTTGGGATGCCTTTCATGAAGGCTTAGACCTGGCAGCACAGGTTGAGGCCTACCGCGAGCGATTCGGCCACTATCCGGAACGGGTGATCGCCGACCCCATCTATGGCACGCGCGCCAACCGCGACTACTTGAAACAACGCAGCATCCACTTTGCCGGCAAGCCGCTCGGCCGCCCCAAACAAGTCACCGACGCCAATCGCGAACAACTCAAGCAAGCCAAGGCCCAACGCAGACAAGACTATTTGCAACGCATCCCCATCAAGGGCAAATTCGGCCAGGGCAAGAATGGTTACCGGCTCAATTATATCCGGGCCAAGCGTGCCAACACCTCATTCGCCTGGATCAACACCATCTTCCTGGTCATGAACCTGTTGATCCTGGAAAGGATCTTTTTTGGCCTTAGTCAATGCGGCCTTGCTAGTTTGATGAGGGCAGTTGCACAGGTCTGGGAACAAAGGGTTTTAACTCAGCGCGCTCAGCTCCACTTAGCCGTCCGGCTTGTACATAACTATGGCTGATTTACTGAGTAAACTCCAATTATGTCGTCGACATCAACCGCGATACGCAGTTGCAGCTAAGTTACGCCGACGAAGAACATACCCTGATTTGCGGTATCGCCCGCATCAGCGCCAGCGAGTTTCGTTTCCGCCTGTATCAATTCGACGGCAAGGAATATTTCGAAATTATCCAGGAACAAGTCGATCCATTACTTCCTATCCTGTTCAAACCGATGGGAACGCCGCTGCCCGAAGCGAATTTCATCGCTTCAGACGCCGATTACGTCGATTACATCACCGAGTTGATGGGCGGTTTCGCGATTCCCTCCTTTTTAAAGGAATACCGCAAAGACAAGCAATACTTATTACTCGGCATGCCCTTGAACCGCGACTCCGAACGCATGGTCATGAGCGATATCATCTTCGGCGCCAAGGAAGATCCCAAAGGCTGGGTGTTGAACAAGAAACCGACCGCCAAGGAGCAACGTTTCTGTAACCGATTGGGACTGGAAATCATCGATATGGATGTCGAAGAATTTCTGGATGCCGTCGGCTTCAAGCGCGAGCTGCAACAAAGCGCGTGAAACCCAGAGAGATTGGAAAGCCGGCCATTCAATTCATAACCTCACAGCCTATAAAGGGGGACGAATAACGGGCCAACAGAAAAGTATCTTTGCTGATCGACGACTTTGCCAATGCCAGGCAATGAATTAGATTAAGATAGTTACCCATTGTGAAAATCGCAAAACCGGGAGCTATCATGGGAAATCAGCAACAGACTTTGGCCGAATTTATCAAGGCAGTGGCTTTCGCCGCCGAAAAACACCGCCATCAAAGACGCAAGGATGCCGCCGCTTCGCCCTATATCAACCATCCGATAGGACTGGCCAATGTCCTGTGCCACGAAGCGGGCATCACGGACGTCGACGTGCTATGCGCCGCCGTTCTGCACGACACGATCGAGGATACCGAAACGACGGCGGCCGAATTGGAAGCGGAATTTGGCCCACGAATCGCTGCGGTGGTTCTGGAAGTCACCGACGACACATCACTGAAAAGAGCCGAACGCAAGCAACGCCAAATCGAGCACGCCCCACATATTTCTTACGAAGCCAAACTGGTCAAACTGGCCGATAAAATTTGCAATTTGCGTGACGTTCTCGATTCACCGCCTGCCGGTTGGCCGGTTGAGCGCAAGCGTGAATATTTCGATTGGGCCAAGAATGTGATCGATGGGTTGCGTGGCACGCATTCAGGCTTGGAAGCCATTTTCGATGCGTTATATGCCCGGCAACCTGACCTCGATTGAAGCCTCTTAGCGCTTAATACCGCACAACCCGGCAACAAAAGAAACTTGTCCTCCCCATCAGGAATAAAAAAAACTCAGTTCTGTAACAAATAACTAATTGATTTAGTAACAAAGAACTGACTTTTTATTTGTAATCAATTAGATTGTAGTAGTTCGAACTTGACCAGACAAGAATTAGTCTCGACTAGATCTGGCAAATCGACTTGAAAAGAAAAGAGTTACACGTTTTGATATATGGTGTTGAATCTTAAATCAAAACAACAAGATTGAAGGTATTGAGTGACGCGACCGATGTGCCTCCTAACGTCGGCACATCCTATCTGGGGCACCTAATCGCGTTTGATTGTGCACCGACAGGTCGTTATCGACCCGTAAGCGACAATCGCTCTAGTTTTATTAATGTCTGCAAATGACGATAAGCCGATGTTGGGTTTGCAGAAGATCGGGTCGGGCTAAAAACGATGTGCCATTCTTGCCACAATGATAAAAAAGACAGGAAAACCCGATGGTTTTTTGGTTGAATGTATCTCAGTCTAGGTATCAGTTTTTCATCGCAATAGCGGTTAAATGAAGGCTATAATGTTGGGTATCTGTCATTAAGAGATTCGCTATGAAAACAACGACAATCGCGGATGCAAAAAATCATTTATCGAATTTGATTCATCAGCTTGAGAATGACGAGCCGGTTCACCTAACCCGTTATGGTAAGCCTGTCGCGGTGATGATGTCGGAAAACCAATACCAAAAGCTCATGAAGCCTCAGAAAAGTTTACATGCCGCCATACAAAATTGGCGCAGTCGCCTGAGTTGCGATGAGGAAAGCGCTTTCAATGCTGATGAACTGAAAACACTCAGAAAAGAAAGCCAAGGACGCGAGTTCTCATGGGAGGAGTAACCTATTTGCTGGACACCAATATTCTTTCGGAACCGGCAAGGAAAAAGCCCAATGACAACGTCATGCAACACTTTGCTGAAAAGGACGGCCAATATGCAACCGCCGCTATCGTCTGGCATGAACTCTGTTATGGCTGCGAGTGTTTACCGGATTCCAAACGTAAATCGCAATTGCAATCCTATTTGGCGATGCTGGAAGAAAATGGCTTGATCATTCTGCCATACGATCAAGCCGCGGCGGAATGGTTTGCCGGCCAGCGGGCCGCTTTGAAATCTCAGGGTAACACACCGGCTTATGCCGATGGCGAATAGCCGCTATAGCAGTAGTCAATCAGCTGACCCTAGTCACGCGTAATATTTGTGACTTTTTTGACTTTCAAGGGTTGGAACTAGCGAACTGGTTTGAAGAATAGAGGCTCTCTAGGTTTTTTACGTGGTTTCCAGAATATGTGGTGGTACCTTGTGAAGCAATCGAATTATAGGATGTGATCGATGCAGGCAAATCCTAAATTGGAGTGGCGGGAGCATTTGAATAGAACCTTACGGTTTCAACACAATCCCGCTATGTAAAATTTCTCTAAAGCGGCCGCTGGAAAGGATTCATTTCAAATAAGCGAGCCATCAGGTTATCGACCCATAAGCGACGATCTCTTTAGTTTTGTTAATGTCCGCAAATTGATAATAAGCCGAAGTTAGGTTTGCAGAAGTAGGCTGGGTTGAATGATAATGAAACCCAGCTTATGAATGAATAAATTATGCGCACTTACATTCGTAGCCATGCAAAAGGCGGCGTTTATTTCTTTACCGTCAATCTTGCTCAACGAAAACAAAATGACTTGCTGGTTCGGCGTGTCGACGATTTACGCCAAGCATTTCGCTATACGAAACAACGCCATCCTCTGGTCATCGAAGCCATAGCAATATTACCGGAACATTTACATTGTATTTGGCGATTACCAGAAGGCGACGACGATTATCCGATGCGCTGGCGTTTGATCAAATCGCATTTTTCCAGGTCTATCGAGAAAGGCGAAAGAGTATCCGGCAGTCGATTGCGTAACAAAGAACGCGGCCTATGGCAACGCCGTTATTGGGAGCACCAAATCCGCGATGATAGAGATTTTCAGCGGCATTTTGAATATATTCGTTACAATCCAGTAAAACATGGGCTTGTAACGAAAGTGAAGGAATGGCCTTTTTCATCCTTTCATCGTTGGGTTAAATTAGGGATTTACAGTGAAGATTGGGCTGCCGCACCGGACTTAATCGAACAGGATTGGGAATAATTGTAATGCTGGGTTTCTCGTTGTTCAACCCAGCCTACGGCCCTCACCTAACAATGCAAATTCACGCGGACAAATTTCCGCGACGTTCGTTTGTGGCAAATGCCACAAGCTTCTCGTTGCTCCAATTTGCCGGTGATTTGTGGAGCTACCTTGAATATCATGGAAGCCGTGCTATCATGATCCCATGATTGTATCGTTCAATGATAAGGCGACAGAAGATATATTTAATGGGGTCAATTCCAAATTGGCACGAAAGGCTTGCCCACAAACTCTATGGCGAATTGCAGCAAGGAAATTAGATCAATTAGACTCTGTTCAATCCCTAGAAGAATTGAAAGTTCCTCCTGGGAACCGGTTAGAAAGTCTTTTGGGAAACAGAGCTGGTTCGTACAGTATTCGTATCAATGAACAATATAGAATTTGTTTTTCATGGGAAGAATTAGGCCCAGCAAATGTAGAAATAACTGATTATCACTAGAGGCAAATATTATGAGAGTCCCAACCCATAGAGAACCAACTCATCCTGGAGAAATGCTCCGTGAAGAATTTCTTGTTCCTATGGAAATTACGCAGCGTGAACTTGCAGAGGCGATTCATGTTCCCTATCAACGCATCAATGAGTTAGTTAATCAAAAACGAGGGGTTACCCCAAGTACAGCTTTGCGGCTAGGGAAGTTTTTTGGAGTCTCGCCTGATTTTTGGCTAAATCTGCAAATGAGGTGGGAGCTGTATAAAGCGCAAAGTATTGAAAAAAAAGAAATTGAGTCAATACAAGATTATAAGCACGTACAAAAAATGGCATGACCATAAAATTCGCTTGACCCGCTAACGCGGGCCGGTGATTTTGGCGTTATGCGACTGGTTTCGGTTTTATTGCAGTCATACATTGAAATCTTTGAATGTCGCAAAGTGGCCGAAACCAGTTACTCAAAAAATGGTACGATGTGATTGTGATCTAATTAAAAATTGCCAGATCGGGTCTGTGTCGCTACACATTAGCAAAGGTTTATTGTTTCCATAAACAGTTGCCGCTGATCTTTTCCAGCAGTTGTAAGTGATTTTCATGAGCTTGCAATTCCTCCTCGCTGCATTGAATCACTTTCAATTTTGGTCTATCGGCAGATAAACGAACAATTTGTTGAGCGCTTTGGGGTCCGCCGATTTCCTCTTCCTCCAATAACGACGCCTGGCCGCCGGTCATCAATAAATAGACATCGGCCAGAATCTCGGCGTCGAGCAAAGCCCCGTGCAGTTCCCGGTGGCTGTTATCGATGCCATAGCGTTTACACAAGGCGTCCAGGGTGTTACGGGCTCCGGGATGCTTTTTACGCGCGTACTCCAAGGTATCGAACACTCCGCTGATTGTCTCGACCCGCCGCTCTTCCCCATCCAGAAGGGAAAGTTCGTGATTCAGGAAACCGACGTCGAAGGGGGCATTGTGGATGACCAGTTCGGCGCCGCGGGTGAATTCGATATAATCCTCGACAATATCGGCAAAACGCGGTTTGTCTTGCAGAAACTCATTGGTAATACCATGAACTTCTATCGCCCCGTCATCGATGATACGATCGGGATTGATATAGACGTGAAACCGGTTATTCGTCGGCCGTCGGTTAATCAATTCCACGCAACCGATTTCGATAATCCGGTGCCCTTCCTTGGGGTTCAGGCCCGTGGTTTCGGTATCGAGTACAACTTGTCTGTTTTTCGCTTTCATGAACTCATCTGTTGGCAATCGGTACGACATCGCGTTTCGGCGCACCCTTATAGATTTGTCTGGGACGACCTATTTTTTGTTCGCTGTCGGTAATCATTTCGTCCCATTGCGCGATCCAACCGACGGAGCGGGCCATGGCGAAGATGGCCGTGAACATTTCGGTGGGAATGCCCAAGGCGCGCAATACGATACCGGAATAGAAATCGACATTCGGATACAATTTTTTCTTGATGAAATATTCATCTTCCAGGGCTATCTTTTCCAACTGCATCGCCAGCTTGAACAATTTATCGTCGTGTAAGCCCAAGGCATCCAGCACTTCATGGCAGGTTTGCCGCATCAAAATCGCCCTGGGGTCGAAATTTTTATAAACTCTGTGGCCGAAGCCCATCAGTTTAAAGGAATCCTCCTTGTCTTTCGCTCTTTTGATATATTGATTGATGCGCGACACATTGTCTATCTCCTCCAGCATCACCAATACCGCTTCGTTGGCGCCGCCATGCGCGGCGCCCCAGAGGCAAGCGATGCCGGCCGCGACGCAGGCGTAGGGATTGGCGCCGCTGGAACCGGCCAAGCGCACCGTCGAGGTAGAGGCATTCTGTTCATGATCGGCATGCAGGATCAAAATGCGGTCCAAAGCCCGGGTCAAAACCGGATTCGAAACATACTCCTCGCATGGCGTCCCGTGCAGCATGCGCAAAAAGTTTTCGCTGTAACCGACGGTATTTTTCGGAAACATGTATGGGAGCCCGGTACTGTATTTATGACACATCGCCACGATCGTCGGCATCTTCGCGATCAAGCGTATCGCCGACAATTTTCGAAACTCCTCGCACTCCACGTCCATCGATTCGTGATAAAAGGCGGACATGGCGCCAATGACGCCGACCAAAATCGCCATAGGATGGGCGTCACGACGGAAACCGTTGAAGAAACTGGTCAGTTGTTGATGCACCAATGTATGGTTGGTGATCAGGCTGACGAATTCTTTCATTTCCCGGGGATGCGGTAATTCGCCGTTCAACAACAGATAACAGACTTCCAGGAAATCGCATTTTTCCGCCAATTGTTCGATCGGATAGCCCCGATACAGCAAAATTCCTTGCTCGCCGTCAATGAAGGTGATTTTAGAACTGCAACTGGCGGTCGAGGTAAACCCCGGATCATAGGTAAACATGCCGGTTTGTTTATGCAATGTTCTGATATCAACCGCATCGGGCCCGATAGTTCCTGACACTACCGGCATTTCACACAGTTTGTTATCGCCGTTCAAGGATAAGACTGCTGTTTTATCATCGCTCATGGCTAAATCCCTTCTTGGTTAAATAGTTTAGAGACATATTAATATGCTAATGCAATTACCGAGCCAGCTGTTTTGACAGCATTTGTTCCCCGATTTGATGATTGAAGTGACTCTTTTTGGTGCGCCCCTTTTAAATCGGCACATCTTCGGTTCACGTATTATTGTAATCCTTGATGAGCCGTTCCGATACTCTCCGATAGGAGCTGTTATGCCATTTTACCCATAGATTCGTGGCAAAATAACCGCAAGGCATTTCCGGCCCTTGTTCCAGATAGGGTATTTCGGGAAAGGTTTTTTGCGCATGACGATGGTGACCGATATGTTTGGACAACCCGACCAGTGCATATTGCGTCAACCAGGAACGGTTGACCCAAGCCAGTTCTTGTTTGCCCTGTCGCTGATTCAGACCCCAATGCTGAAAATAATTGATGGTCTCCAACAAGCGAACCGCGGCCAGAGCCTGATAAAGAAAGATGAAGGCCGCCACCCAACCGAATATATAAACAATTGCGGCCACGAATAAAATTTCGATCAGAACGCCCTGCAAGACCCGATGCCGGAACCATAGCCAGCGTGATTTACCGCCATCGAGCAGACCCAGCCGTTTTGTTTCATAACGCCAGGCATAGCAAAAGTTTTCCCGGACCACTCGCTTCCAATAGCTGTCGAAACTTTCTCCCCGTCTGGCGGTAACAATGTCATCCGGCGTTGCCACTTGTTGATGGTGGCCATGTAAATGG
Proteins encoded in this region:
- the nifN gene encoding nitrogenase iron-molybdenum cofactor biosynthesis protein NifN, giving the protein MADIIKRKKALSVNPLKASQPVGGSLATLGFNRAMPMLHGSQGCTAFAKVFFVRHFREPIPLQTTAMDQGSSVMGADENVVEGIKNIAEKSKPALITVLTTGLAETQGADVQRNVREFREKYPEYKDVAVVAVNTPDFNGCVESGYALTVAEIIKALVPKAEQAGTQPGKRKRQVNVLCSAMLTPGDIEALTDIIEAFALRPVFVPDIANSLDGSLTEEEFSPVTIGGTPISEMATLGDANATLVIGPSMAKAGEWLAEKTGVPSYSFDHLYGLSANDALIIHHKV
- the nifE gene encoding nitrogenase iron-molybdenum cofactor biosynthesis protein NifE, which translates into the protein MKSNKDIAELLDEPACEHNKKEKSGCAKPKPGSAAGGCAFDGAQIALLPIADVAHIVHGPIACAGCSWDNRGTRSSGSQLYRIGMTTDLTEQDVIMGRSDKRLLHSIKQAIETYQPPAVFIYNTCVPALVGDDISAVCKTAEQKWGVPVVPIDCAGFYGTKNLGNRIAGDAMVKYVIGTRDPDPLPATSSRENIKVHDVNLVGEYNIAGEFWHVLPLLDELGLRVLCTLSGDARFREVQTMHKAEVNMMVCSKAMVNVARKLQQSYGTPWFEGSFYGITDTSQALRDFARLIGDGDLTARTEALIAREEARIKNLLEPWKERLNGKRVLLFTGGVKSWSVISALHDLGMVVVATGTKKSTEEDKARIRELMGEDALMIEDGSPKALLKVVRDYKADILIAGGRNMYTALKAKIPFLDINQEREFGYAGYQGMLELVRQLALTIESPVWPAVRAPAPWKTQKVA
- a CDS encoding IS5 family transposase, which produces MIRTTSAKQLTIAEFDWPFETALDKNNRWVKLSDCIPWDELAESYYQGLPTDRGRPLKDARLVIGAVIIKHKLCLSDVETVLQIQENPYLQYFVGLPGYQATAPFPPSLLVEIRKRMGEAVFEGFHRAIIEAHEGKKPVKPEPQAPLDAALGSKSDTGPTEEKPSASADAASEQTGPEGMAPAHRGQLILDATVVEQAIRFPTDLSLLNEAREFSEQIIDTLCVHLKVGTKPRTYRRKARAAYLAIAKQKRPGRKTLRRGIKQQLQYLRRNLGHIEQLLAPIPEGQPLPLPGWLLHRYWVIQHVYQQQWEMYQTQTRRCDHRIVSISQPYVRPMVRGKQDQPVEFGAKLSVSLTGEGLAHVDRLRWDAFHEGLDLAAQVEAYRERFGHYPERVIADPIYGTRANRDYLKQRSIHFAGKPLGRPKQVTDANREQLKQAKAQRRQDYLQRIPIKGKFGQGKNGYRLNYIRAKRANTSFAWINTIFLVMNLLILERIFFGLSQCGLASLMRAVAQVWEQRVLTQRAQLHLAVRLVHNYG
- a CDS encoding HD domain-containing protein, with product MGNQQQTLAEFIKAVAFAAEKHRHQRRKDAAASPYINHPIGLANVLCHEAGITDVDVLCAAVLHDTIEDTETTAAELEAEFGPRIAAVVLEVTDDTSLKRAERKQRQIEHAPHISYEAKLVKLADKICNLRDVLDSPPAGWPVERKREYFDWAKNVIDGLRGTHSGLEAIFDALYARQPDLD
- a CDS encoding type II toxin-antitoxin system Phd/YefM family antitoxin; this encodes MKTTTIADAKNHLSNLIHQLENDEPVHLTRYGKPVAVMMSENQYQKLMKPQKSLHAAIQNWRSRLSCDEESAFNADELKTLRKESQGREFSWEE
- a CDS encoding PIN domain-containing protein, with amino-acid sequence MGGVTYLLDTNILSEPARKKPNDNVMQHFAEKDGQYATAAIVWHELCYGCECLPDSKRKSQLQSYLAMLEENGLIILPYDQAAAEWFAGQRAALKSQGNTPAYADGE
- a CDS encoding REP-associated tyrosine transposase — its product is MRTYIRSHAKGGVYFFTVNLAQRKQNDLLVRRVDDLRQAFRYTKQRHPLVIEAIAILPEHLHCIWRLPEGDDDYPMRWRLIKSHFSRSIEKGERVSGSRLRNKERGLWQRRYWEHQIRDDRDFQRHFEYIRYNPVKHGLVTKVKEWPFSSFHRWVKLGIYSEDWAAAPDLIEQDWE
- a CDS encoding type II toxin-antitoxin system RelE/ParE family toxin, yielding MIVSFNDKATEDIFNGVNSKLARKACPQTLWRIAARKLDQLDSVQSLEELKVPPGNRLESLLGNRAGSYSIRINEQYRICFSWEELGPANVEITDYH
- a CDS encoding HigA family addiction module antitoxin — translated: MRVPTHREPTHPGEMLREEFLVPMEITQRELAEAIHVPYQRINELVNQKRGVTPSTALRLGKFFGVSPDFWLNLQMRWELYKAQSIEKKEIESIQDYKHVQKMA
- the dnaQ gene encoding DNA polymerase III subunit epsilon; amino-acid sequence: MKAKNRQVVLDTETTGLNPKEGHRIIEIGCVELINRRPTNNRFHVYINPDRIIDDGAIEVHGITNEFLQDKPRFADIVEDYIEFTRGAELVIHNAPFDVGFLNHELSLLDGEERRVETISGVFDTLEYARKKHPGARNTLDALCKRYGIDNSHRELHGALLDAEILADVYLLMTGGQASLLEEEEIGGPQSAQQIVRLSADRPKLKVIQCSEEELQAHENHLQLLEKISGNCLWKQ
- the gltA gene encoding citrate synthase, yielding MSDDKTAVLSLNGDNKLCEMPVVSGTIGPDAVDIRTLHKQTGMFTYDPGFTSTASCSSKITFIDGEQGILLYRGYPIEQLAEKCDFLEVCYLLLNGELPHPREMKEFVSLITNHTLVHQQLTSFFNGFRRDAHPMAILVGVIGAMSAFYHESMDVECEEFRKLSAIRLIAKMPTIVAMCHKYSTGLPYMFPKNTVGYSENFLRMLHGTPCEEYVSNPVLTRALDRILILHADHEQNASTSTVRLAGSSGANPYACVAAGIACLWGAAHGGANEAVLVMLEEIDNVSRINQYIKRAKDKEDSFKLMGFGHRVYKNFDPRAILMRQTCHEVLDALGLHDDKLFKLAMQLEKIALEDEYFIKKKLYPNVDFYSGIVLRALGIPTEMFTAIFAMARSVGWIAQWDEMITDSEQKIGRPRQIYKGAPKRDVVPIANR